One Panicum virgatum strain AP13 chromosome 9K, P.virgatum_v5, whole genome shotgun sequence genomic region harbors:
- the LOC120651428 gene encoding NAD(P)H-quinone oxidoreductase subunit S, chloroplastic-like yields MAPPPTTASFLRPPTLPHHPHPRLLSRPPSASFRVAEILGGRGLCNGEVGVRKELASSPPPPSTTTTPLSPESSTESTPTDAAPPAVDPGAFEKELLGLTGGFPGGEVGLKDFVAKNPPPPPRSKKSKSQPQAGQLSAPPRPPELPLLLPGMVVLVKNPNNAYHKYCGIVQRVTDGKVAVLFEGGNWDRLITFNLDELEGREKGPPMVNPKSVVLEDLVAELDDDEDKEDEAAKKQKEPEGSVAAA; encoded by the coding sequence atggcgccgccgcccaccaccgcCTCCTTCCTCCGCCCGCCGACGCTGCCCCACCACCCTCACCCGCGCCTGCTTTCCCGGCCTCCCTCCGCCTCCTTCCGCGTCGCCGAAAttctcggcggccgcggcctctgCAACGGCGAGGTCGGCGTCCGCAAGGAActcgcctcctcccctcctcctccttccaccaccaccacccccttGTCGCCCGAGTCCTCCACAGAGTCCACGCCCACGGACGCCGCGCCGCCAGCGGTGGACCCGGGCGCCTTCGAGAAGGAGCTCCTGGGCCTCACCGGTGGCTtccccggcggcgaggtcggcctCAAGGACTTCGTCGCCAAGaacccgccccctcctcctcgttCCAAGAAATCCAAGTCCCAACCCCAAGCCGGCCAgctctccgcgccgccgcggccgccggagctcccGCTGTTGCTGCCCGGCATGGTGGTGCTGGTGAAGAACCCCAACAACGCCTACCACAAGTACTGCGGGATCGTCCAGCGCGTCACCGACGGCAAGGTCGCGGTGCTCTTCGAGGGCGGCAACTGGGACAGGCTCATCACCTTCAACCTCGACGAGCTCGAGGGCAGGGAGAAGGGCCCGCCCATGGTCAACCCCAAGTCCGTAGTGCTGGAGGACCTCGTCGCGGAGCTCGACGACGATGAAGATAAGGAGGACGAGGCGGCCAAGAAGCAGAAGGAGCCCGAGGGCAGCGTTGCTGCGGCATGA